The region CTGAATAATTTTTCTGggcaaattacaaaaaaaattatattataaatttttatgttttttctcaatttttacagagtctaatttatttgaaattgtaTCTAATGAGACATCCAAAAGGTTATATGAGGATGCGTCCACATGTGAATTTTATTATCGTTCTCAACACATTTCTTGTTGAGAAATGAAATGCATATGCGTCATATCAACAACATAGTATATATAGGAAATGAAAATATTTCGTCATGAGATAATTGAGAAATATGTATAAAAATCATAGTTTCCACGATGACTTTTAAAATTGACGTATTAGAATTTAACCAAAATTCATGGGTTTTTGGCACTTTTtctgtaatttttttcttaaaactagGGGTCATAAACATATTCTCTTGAAGTGTGTATATATGACGTGTGTTAGTTTAGGGTGCAAATATATCGTGTACATATCTCCACTCAATAGATCCCATTCACTTCAATAGATTTGGCAAAATGGGAATGCTCAGATCACTTATCTTTGCTTCAAACTGAATGCAAATTAACGAGTTTTCACCAACATAATTGTAAAAACAACTGATTTATTACAGGATCAGTTCTCTCACTAGTAAGTGTGGCCAATTACACAAGAGATATGGGGGGATTCATCACTTCATATATACATAGTACACAACTAATATTGATCTTGAATATCTAGTACATTGAGCATGACAGTTAGGGGCCTACTTTAACATAAAAATTAAGATAAGTGGTCTCAAGATCATTTGGAGGTAGCAAGTGGCAAAAGTCTTCATCCGAAATCTTCTCTAGATATGTTATAACATCATCAGTTAAAGCTGGATGGTACACCAGATCTTCAACTAGATATGTCTTAACATCATTAAAGCTTTGATGATCCCTACCTTATATTCATTTCAGCTGCTCTATTAATTCTTGCCATGAGTGCTGCTACAATGGATAGTggtggtttggtttggtttgtgACTCCAATTAATTAAGCCACAAAGACATGAAACAGAGATCTTTTCTTGCTACTAATATGACCGACTAACAGAAGAATGTGATGAATGTCTATTGATTAACACCGACGGTCTGTTTCTAGGTAGCTAGCTAGCTGCTGTTCCCATTTGTTCAACTCCATTGGTTTGGAATTTGCAATTCTTGAACTATATTTGTTCGAAATTAAACTGACACTGATATAATCTACAATATAGCAACACACTGCCTACTTGAGGCAACATAGATATGTATGTGTGAAGAAACTATATTAATATATGTCCTGCAGAATATATTGAACAAATTAATGGAGAAAACTCATCACAGATGCAAATCCAAACTCACATGATCTTGCATGGCAGGCTTTGCATCGAATGTAAGAGCAGCAGCACTAGTTATTGTTGACAATGGATTCAACTTCTCACTCTTGGAATCTAGCAATGGAATCTGGCGATGATGTGTGGGTAGAGAAGGAAAAGGAGACGGCCGCCACAACCCCAAGGGGCTTCCGTTGATAGGCTGTGGCTGTGGGTGATGGTATGAGGCGTGTGGTGTGGTGCTGTTCCAAGAATGATAGGGTGGAGGAAGAGGTGGTGGAGCTGATCGGAAGCGGGTGTAGCTGCTGTAGTTCATGAGGCGGTAATGATCATCTGATATGCCGGCATGGACCATAACCGACTGCAGATGGGCGCGTTTGGCGTTCTGGCGTTCCCTCTTGTGGGCGTTTTGGTGGCCGCCAAGAGCTTGGGAGGTGGGAAAGATTCTGCAGCAGTAATGGCATTCGAACTTCCTGCTGCTTGTCTCTGTGCTCTTGCTCTCTCCATCATCAATGGTGCTGCCACCTCCAAATTCTTTGCCGAAAAGCCTTATGGCGCTGCCGCTGCCCTTTTCTTTAGCCGGGCGGATGAAGGGCAACTCAGAGAAAGACTCCACTTTCATGAAGTCGCGAGTCTCTCTCTCATTCCTGTCCATGGAAGTACGTACCGAGT is a window of Salvia splendens isolate huo1 chromosome 3, SspV2, whole genome shotgun sequence DNA encoding:
- the LOC121794346 gene encoding zinc finger protein 8-like, translated to MPYILKSLFLHLVISTILRELNLLLFNILSLSHTHTLQTIHSRRDNSVRTSMDRNERETRDFMKVESFSELPFIRPAKEKGSGSAIRLFGKEFGGGSTIDDGESKSTETSSRKFECHYCCRIFPTSQALGGHQNAHKRERQNAKRAHLQSVMVHAGISDDHYRLMNYSSYTRFRSAPPPLPPPYHSWNSTTPHASYHHPQPQPINGSPLGLWRPSPFPSLPTHHRQIPLLDSKSEKLNPLSTITSAAALTFDAKPAMQDHVSLDLHL